A stretch of DNA from Arctopsyche grandis isolate Sample6627 chromosome 6, ASM5162203v2, whole genome shotgun sequence:
cgaaaatccgaactcgagattttgactgattcgaactcagaatcgatcactgatcaccttttcgtgatctagaaaaaatgtgcgtgtgtctgtgtattgtggggattttttgaacaccgttagtcctatcgaactgaaacttagtatcggttactgaaattcttattgaaacgacgttaatttttttcaaatttttaagttgaccgaaaatggtacctgcaattatctcccaaaccgctaattgaatcggactgaaatttttttacctgtaatagaaattataaattttataccccaatatatttcttaaaccggaagtagtacttttactctagagaatcaaggtttctTACGTTTTTCTCAGAAAACCTTTGGttcattgaactgaaatttcatatctagaagtttaaacttaataccaagttatgtataaaatttggaaagcatttgtcaactggaagtggcagttaattcatgttcgatttttcttccactattttatcgACCCCCTAAAGATGCGTATTATTCTTgtgtcaatgtgatgaaaataaaaaaatcactaaattttataaaccggaagtgggatttttcctcttagaaaagtcaaaaatgttgtgaccacgattcattccacacccctgaacgtatcaagctgaaaatttatatttgtattctttatgtactaacttaaagctgataaggttttggtcagaattcgtaaaccggaagtagaaattttttaaaacaatatttcattatttaatttcgaacttttaaattattgatatttattgtgtataatatttgtagtaatgttatgtaatacaaaaaatttgaacaaaatcctacgaccggaagtagaacttttgtcttgtgtaagtttccctacatttgcgctcaatttgtatcgaaaatgctctcatagccggaaCGTGtgaacgtatatgtatgtttgattatcgaactttgttttttatcatttttatattcctcaaatacatagataaagtcgtgggttgatcacatacgaatttttttatatacattgatATTGAATGACATTAATATACACGATAAATTTCAGGTAGGACAGTATTTGATGACTCTGCCGCAGCATCTAGAACCATTATTAGAACGGGGAGAGGTTTCGTTCAACGAAGAAGATCCAGCTTATCGATTTTTAAATGAGGTTCTTTCACACATAAGCATTAATTCTTCgattaataattgtacacataCTAAACCACTTAAATCAAACAGGTATGCAATGCAGCGTGTGAAATGTTTGCCAAGAaaataaattctattaaaaaaatggatagCTTGGGAGTGCGGAAATGCTCTACCGACATCGGTAATGGTCTTCAAAAtcgttttatattaattaattgcaaTTGCATATCAAATATCAAACAATACATAACATTACCATATAACTTTCAGCATATTTGACGTCTGTCCTTGAAGAATTAGAAGCCGGCTCATCAGGATTACAATTATTATCAGAAACCGTGACAAAGAAACAGACTAACGTAGAATGAATTTTTCGCAAGTGATTTAATGCTATAGCTATTTTTACAATCATTGTGTAGATTTTAAGCAATATTTTATtagtgtattattataataaataaatttacctttatttaaaaaataaattagttttattATCGAATCCATTATGTGACATTTTATGATATCGTTACTATTATGAtatgttattacatatatacagctttTATCCTCACTTTGTTCCATCCTTATCACACAATTACATAAAAGCATTAACATGTTATCATTTGTAGGCTTATTTTAATTGGCGCAAATCAGTCATTGTACAATTAAACGGGCGACAAGGTAGGCGTGTATTTTCATAATTCCTAAACacaattataaaatgtaatcaCAATTCAATGCCGAATTTAGATTATTTGATTGTTTTGCGGACGATTTAAAGAGTTCACGACGTTATTATACAGTGTTGACTAATCGTAATGAGCAACTCGTACTTGCCGATGACTTCATTATTATCTAATCGATAGTTTTGTTAGCTGTGTGCTGTCGGATTGCTTCTGAGAACAAATTGTAAATGTGTCGAGCAAAATATGTATCATTCTGAAatactatttattttgttttattttatttatttgaattttctggatattttcatattttggcATTACAAGAGTGTTATATTTCAACACAATTATCAATTAAACAAATGCTAATTTAATGTCCCGTTTTATCCGGGACAGTCCCGTTTTTTACGTGCTTTGCGTTCGTCCCGTCATTTTTGTAACATTTTTGATTTGTCCCGTTTGGTcacagaagaattttattatataatatatcgatgcggtgcaaacgatcgacaagcgccagacagactgaagcacagattaacgacacgtgtaccttatgcgtgcgcactgctcgcacctacactaagcgaaatctacccgaagtcccgacatacctaccctgtatacgttctgtgattctgatactttagttccttattaaactcgcctgaaagatccaactcaattttaataattgcattggtgcacatcgaaaggttactcgtcatctgatgtgcaatctatcattcgtgaagtcgagaattgcgtttaaagcagccatccagttaatctgtggttcagtctgtctggcgcttgtcgatcgttagcaccaaacccataatatatacatatatttccatatttttcattgatttttcaaatcaatttgtttcctgaaaacaaatattatcatataaatagacattaacatacaatatattcattttaaagtaccatttaaatattttgttacatgtTTCTGAATAAAAACGGCTTTGTGATATTGTtttcatcaaaattatttttaaatgtctgtaaaatacaatattatatttaaatttcatcttGTTTAATTCTCTTCTTTTAAAGTAATGAACgttcttatataaaatatattactaatcaaaagaagaaatgaaaactttcagttgtacataatttttgcaatgaaaaGAAACCGAGAATATCTTTTTGGATAAAATTAGTAgttttattttgttgattttacaCGGTTTAAAATAAATCAGCCTGCGGCACATGAACCCGTCGTTTCGTGGTTTGGTCAGAGAAAtgtcataataataacatttctctgttttCGATCTCATCTACATATCTTTGTTTTCATCTCTGTGATTTTGACTTTTTGgattgattttggactgagagcATCTCTTccgaactgcgatattttactaaccttttatcatactagattttataaaCCATTTTCAACCCACAGTCGAAGTTTACAGCTGTAAAAACTTCgttgttaaaatattgaaatgtattaaaatattttttgcatcaAGTTAATTTCTATTTTCCTTGTACATTctgaaaataattatagttCCTTGATAATATTGtggcgtaggggtgggtggaggatccaagtaaaaggcgtttcacagcatttattgatgattaaggagatacacgcaccgccagtgctctgtccagaatgtcttgatattgcCTTATATCGGGTCGGTCGCTCAAGGCATCCGGTTACTTCcttattgtttaggcatgtacccggatatgtattcccacgacacccagGCCCACGGTATCGGTCTCTTCTGCGAAGGGACCAAATAGCGGCcacttcggtggccattgtttagcctacatgcacttctaGTCTAGCACTttagtctagagataatccttgaaaccaattataacggtcacagtctctgggatgctactcggcctaattcgattgcaactactcggcggtgtacgtaacaatactaaaGGTTATTCGAGGgaaaaatttaaagatttttggaTGCGCAACACTTCTTTTATTATATTGGGACAATTTTGCGGAGCTTCCCGTTTTGAATCCTGGGAAATATGGTCAATCTACAtgcatctatatatatatatataaaaattaatgtctgtgtgtgtgtgtctcgaataggctcctaagccactgaagcgattacaatggaactttcaggattggttttatgtatgtccgggaagattacgatgaaaaaaaatcgggaatggaaacgggaaaacgggaatgagtgtcattgcaacgcaataatttcaaatgtgttcgctgcctgcgtttttccgacaaatgggaacgggaatgagaacgggaacgggaacgagaactgcatgcgttattatggcattgcaacgcatgccggggttcagctagtatgcaTATAAAAACTGAAAGATTTTGTAAAAGCCatgaattttttaatgaatctcGATTGATAGATTATTCTGTTCTGATTATTCTatgataaaatatgataaaataaataaaaattaaaactttatgATAATATACCGCTAAGCAACAGTCCTACTAaccgtataaaaaaatatcaaaatattgagCACATATAAAACAATACTCATCTATATTATATCTAGAAATATGAAAGACcgatgaaaaattattatcggTAGATTTCCTCCCCTCCCTTTTCCTTTAATACGTACTCAAAATGATATCATCAGTCTGTACAAAATGATGGGAGGTGGGCTATTGTAATACCATAAATAGAAAGCAAGGTCTTTGTCTGTCACAGTCGGACATTGGCCACCAACGTGGGCATCCATACTAATGTATGTGcatcaaaatttacatattacgaAACTGAATTACGATTTAATCTCTATTTCCACATCCTATTCGACAAAAATAGATAGAGCCATGAAGGAATGTTCAATGTCAATGTTAATGTAGAatcctatataaaaaaaactggttattgtcaaacaaaaaaaataaattattttgttacGTAATATTATTCAAGATCCATCATTGGAAGATGTCACCCAATGGAGGTCTGTTCGTGTTGTTGTGTTGTTTGGTCGGTGCTTTCGTGACTCCGGCATGCAGCTACAAGATTCTGATGGTGTGTCCGGTGCCGGCGCGAAGTCACAACAATCTTTGTCGGGCTGTTGTGGATGTTCTCGTCGATCGTGGTCATGAGGTACCATAGATATAGACCATGGATGCGTGAAAATAGTCATGTctcacttatatgtatatatatatatatatatatatatattgtacttttAGGTAACTTTTATAAGTGCGTTCACGGCGAAGGATCCAAAGTTCAGAGACTATCCCATACCAGCTATCCTAACGCACAAAGGTATAAGTACTTTATAATCAGTTGAagaaagcatatacatatattctcatGGCACACATGTatactgatatatgtacatacagtatttaatatttcaattgttGTATTAGACGGTGACTTAAATTCCATTATAATTCTCTTTCAGAACAACAAAACCAAAATGGGTTCCAACTTCTCAACACTTCCATCGTTGAAGGTCTAAAATCTTTAACGGACTTGCAAAAATCAACTGTTAAATACATGTTTGAGAATGAAGGTGTCAAAAAACTATTGGCGGATAAGTCGGAAAAGTTTGATGCTGTGATTTTCGaacattttttcaatgaaatgttAATTGGGTAAAATTTCCACTTATGTTATGTATGCAGTATGTAACTGGgatgtaatttttgtttttttttttttgcttagttTTGGTGTCAAATACGACTGTCCAATAATTGCACTGTCTCCGGTTACGCCAATGTCATTGTTGTCAATCATGACCAATAACCCACTATCATTAGCAACAGTGCCGAATCTAATGACGACTTTTACAGCCAAAATGACATTATGGCAAAGAGTTATCAATACTGTAGTATCGGTAGGACAAGAAGTCCTAGAAcggtaatattttaatttatagtatTCAATTCATGTTTATAAaccatgtgaaaaaaaaaacccgactttttaagttttctgaTGCAACCAGTACAGATAGCTCTTTATGAAGAATATTTCCCAGAAGAGTCGAAACGAGTTTCATATCATGATCTGATGAAGCGTATATCTGCCATGTTGGTTAACAGTCATCCATCGATCGGTGTAGCTCGTCCTCTGCTTCCGCACACTATAGAAATTGGAGGTTATCATATTAAAGATCCTGAACCACTTCCAgaggtaattattatatatatttactttatctatgtatgtacgtagtaacaatagatgaagttttgtgatcattcgaaaattcgaactcgagattttgactgtttccaagttatatataaaatttggtaagcatccgtcaactggaagtagcagtttactcttgttcgatttttcttccactatttttttcgaccccttaaacatgtgtgctcttttcgaaaaaattcaagtatacttcttgtatcaatgtgatgaaaataaatcactaaatttaataaaccggaagtgggatttttcctcttGGAATAGTCAAAAATGTTATGGCCACCCGATTTTTTCACACCCCTGAACTTATCAagctggaaatttatatttgttttatttatgtactaacttagaggtgataaggttttggtcagaattcgtaaaccggaagtagtatttttttatatattatttcattattttatattgaccttttaaattatttttattttcttgatatttaagtgggctggacaccagcaccttgtccatacaaacgtattacgcttctcccttcctcaattatggcactagagaaattattttttaatatgctatggatatccaccattgggatgcatctatcgttttatttttttgattagttattttttatagcagctaggagccgccaaagatctataaaatcgcctcttttttacacccacgaaaagagtctagcatggttatttaacggtcgatttaaaaaaaaatacgcgcatagttgcacagaaaatatctttcttataccgatgatgaaatttttttaaaaattggtccagttttggaggagaaaataggagaatacgaaacctcgattttgtcgatttaaaatacgtattatctggtcgaagcgcaactgttgcattcactcaatatatatattgatatatatgtatgtatatattgtcgcattcactcaatatatatatcgaagaaaaaaacggcaacaaaattaaggtttcgggtgtacagccctcttaatgtgtataataattatagtaattttatgtaataaaaaaaattcgaacaaaatccgacaaacggaagtagaacttttgccttgtgtaagtttctttacatttgcgctcaatttatatAGACAATGCCCTCATAACCGGTATGCATGAACTTGTATGTTTgattaattatcgaattttgttttgtgaccttcttatattcctcaaatacatagataatgtcaTGGATTGgttacatccgaatttttttttgtgcatATGCATTTTTGTGCGGTTTTATCTAAGATCATACACTGATAGACATTCGATTTTATATCAAGGcgtgcataaatatgtacagaCGACTTTTTCGTGGCTTGAATAAATAATTGCCTATGCGGTTTTaggatttgaaaaaaatactcgaCTCGGCTAAAAATGGCGTCATATACTTCAGCATGGGCAGCAACTTGAAAAGCAGCGACATGAGCCTCGAATTGAAATCCACACTGTTAAAAACTCTCGGTACTTTGAAACAAACCGTGCTGTGGAAATACGAAGAAGTTTTACCGCAGACGCCGAAGAATGTCATTATCCGAAAATGGATGCCCCAAACCGGCATTTTAGGTAGGAGTAATTATTGTACTGAATGAATAGATGAATTTATTgcccatttatatatgtatgtgtactatttattaattattccaTATCAACAGCTCATCCAAATACTAAATTGTTCATATCGCACGGTGGAATTTTGAGTTGTACGGAAGCTACACACTTTGGTGTGCCTTTGTTGGCCATACCAATATTCGGTGACCAGAACTTCAACGCAAAGTCTTTGGAAAATCGGGGACACGGCATCGTTTTGAACTTTAACAACATTACTGAAGCTTCTTTCAAATGGACGATTGAAGAAGCTCTACAAAACCCCAAGTATGTTTTTTAAACGCAATGGcgacgaaattttaaattatgaattttaaaaatggtATGCAAGGAATTCAAAACCAAGTAAGTCAACGTGAAATAATCCTATTAGGAGAATACTTTGTACGAAATTTGTGTGAGCACACCCCGTCTTTATGAGAGGGGGTTGGCATACTGGGAGTAGAGTCCACCTTTCGGCATAAACTCTGAGTTGATGAAGAgttgaaaaatgataaaattattgaGTGTGTACAAGATCTAGGATTAGGAGGACGGTTTCGTCTGCTCCTCCCATGAATCTCACGCATACTTGTCCCGTATTACCTTCCAGCCTGGgtgagttcatttttcgagtcttcatcaactcagAGTTTATGCCGTAAGGGCCACCGCTGGGACTGTGCTATTTTCGCTTTACGATTTTTCGCTCCTATATTGGTTTCTGATTACATAGTCCTAAACATTAGATGTATTCACTGTATAACACTACTATGGCCAAATATTAGCGTTGGGACaacttttttttgcaaaaaaaatggttgacttATTGCCAATTATTATTGTCAACCATGTTTTTGTAAACTATGGGGGTAGGGCGAGTGAGACGACTGTGTTGGTAATGCACAACTGTTTATTTCGACAGCCGGGGAGGAAGTGGAGTAGCAACTAACCAACATGGCCAaattggtcccaactcgcaggatggtGACCGAAACACGACTATGTCGTAGAGCCGTCACAAAACTAATGGggtggtctattgttatttggaTAGCACCCAGCCAACGCCGAAGACTAATTACGACTTTGAATCATTACTAGACTTCGGCGCCCGGTTTCTATTTTCCTAGAGGGTTGATTACTATTGTCATATAAAGCTagagaacaaaaaaaaggttgactatagaaattgacaatggtgaacccattttttgtccaaatagaaaCCGACCGCCTATCCTTAACCATGACACTAAAAAGTGGCTCTCAACTTTTTTGACTAGCACACTAATTAGCGGCCCATATCCATAAATTGTATTAtctagaaaataatttaaaatgcatttgCATGCTTATATTCCAAACGAAGCCGCAATAAACTACACAAATCGTTTGAAAATGCGTTTGGAATAAACTTAATAATAGTATGGTGACAGTTTCGTGTTTCGTTTTTACCGAATTTATAAAACGACCAGGTGTAGGAAGCCATCCCATGCAACGTTTGGCAGATCATATGAACATAAATAATGATTGGTGTTGGAACGTCACAAATGATGGTCGTAATATTTTGATTTGCATGTATTTTTCAACTTAAATATCAGTATTTTTTCCTGCCATTAATATTATTTCACGTCCACGTACTTCGGTTAGGAATCCTGAACTATGACATGAaatgcgatgcggtgcaaacgatcgacaagcgccagacagact
This window harbors:
- the LOC143913523 gene encoding UDP-glycosyltransferase UGT5-like, with translation MSPNGGLFVLLCCLVGAFVTPACSYKILMVCPVPARSHNNLCRAVVDVLVDRGHEVTFISAFTAKDPKFRDYPIPAILTHKEQQNQNGFQLLNTSIVEGLKSLTDLQKSTVKYMFENEGVKKLLADKSEKFDAVIFEHFFNEMLIGFGVKYDCPIIALSPVTPMSLLSIMTNNPLSLATVPNLMTTFTAKMTLWQRVINTVVSVGQEVLERFLMQPVQIALYEEYFPEESKRVSYHDLMKRISAMLVNSHPSIGVARPLLPHTIEIGGYHIKDPEPLPEDLKKILDSAKNGVIYFSMGSNLKSSDMSLELKSTLLKTLGTLKQTVLWKYEEVLPQTPKNVIIRKWMPQTGILAHPNTKLFISHGGILSCTEATHFGVPLLAIPIFGDQNFNAKSLENRGHGIVLNFNNITEASFKWTIEEALQNPNYLKVAKEVQRLFLDRPMRPRDMIVYHVEHVIRTKGAPHLSPPQLSRCSQLLIDVMAVIFIPLGTIFALFSCLIWKCCCRKKKEQGKETSVVEKPTKKKQKKQ